The genomic segment tttagtgttttccgagtcattcgtaactgtcactgtatgtcatgttgttacttgtgggcagagcaccaaggcaaattccttgtttgtgaatacctggccaataaacctacttacttgCCTCAATGTCCTGCAGTCTCTTGATGCCTGATTGTCATTGGGAGACAGGGCAAATTTCCACAGAGTCGCTCCTGAATTTACCACCTGTGGCTTTTATCGCTAAATGTGGCTGGGGCATTCCACTACAGAAGACCAGCAAACCCAAACACTTTCTCACCCAACATCAGGACACAGGTACATTGCACACCCAGCAGGAATCTTAGCTACAACCAGGAAGCAGGTAGCAATTATAGCATCCATGTCATGTCAGACCACGGGACTCCGTCTCCCTACTTCTCAAAACTCCAGTAATTTAACTATTCAGCCATGATTAAGAGCACTTTGTTCTAATACAGCAGATACCAACAGCGCAAAAATAGAGGGACAAGGGAAAGCAGTACCTGGAAGCCAAAGCAGATGGTCGGAATAGCATTCAACACCGCCATCCAGGAGGAAGGGCTAAGAACAGAAAAAAGTGGTTAACCTTGCTGGCAGCTCTACAAATTCAATACACGTCACCCACTATTTCCCTCTCTCATTGGTCCCACCCCGACAGTCATGCACTGCACTCACTACGTATTGTTAGCCAACCGAGGCCACTAGGTGGTCAAGCAACTTTCTTGGCTTGTTATTGCCCAGGGATGCCACAGCAGGCACACAAAGTTGCCGTTTCTCAGtataattccttctcatcttactCCCTCagccacacacagagtggtggtttGACTGAGCCCAGAAATTCCAGATGCTTAGATATATTCTTGGATAAAGCAGGAAAAATGCAAACACAGAGAGAGACCATTTGACTATTTCCCCATCCTCACCCTCTATATATTACTGCAGTTCTCTGGCTTGGCAGATATTTGTATGAAAGAAATCAGGCACCAAGGGATTACACTTACCTGGTGGGGATGTTCCCAATAATCATGCCTTTATCTGGCCAGATGTACTTAATGATCACTATAATGGTCACATACCAAGTTCCCAACACACTTAGGAGACTAGAGAAAAAGAAATAAAACAATCAAAACAGGACCAACCTTGGCCATACATATCCAACAGGGAAGATGTTACGGGGCGGCCAAATACAAAAATGGTTTGAATCCAAAGCTGCTTCAACTTCCACTTGACGCCATGGCTTGGATAAGTTTCTCCATCCTTTTTTTACAACGAACAGAATCGCCAGCAAATCAAAAACATCTGCATTCTAGGTTCTCATTGTCAGTATCAACCCTCGCCAAATCAAGTGAACCATCGTTTGATCAGCTGGCAACCAGATACTGTGTAAGATCTGAataccaccctcccccctctcatatTATCAGTGTGAGACTTTGGGGTCTAGCTTCCATTGTGGAGCAGCATCAAGCAGCAGCTGGTCAGTCACAAATACCTTATAACAGGTACTAATCTGGATTGGTGCCAAATGCCACAAGTATTGCATTCAAGCTCAAGGTCCAATCATCCAGGATCCATCCTCCTGCATAACTTCCCCCATGCATCCTCTCACCATAACCCCATCTCAAGCAATCAGGCAGAGCTAATTGACTCTGAGGACTAAGCAACACTAGTCACAACTATCCATGATGCTGAGATTGAATTCAATGGGCTCAACATAGAAAAGATGTGGTTCTGTTTCATAAGCCAAGACCAGTAAACTGAGGTATAGAGGGACCAGGCAACCACTCTGCCAAGACTTCCCAACTGGCTGTTTAACCAGGCTGGGCAAGAAAGTTGATCAAGAGGTGACAATATTGGAGAACGAGGCCACATGGTCAATTCAAGAAGGTAGAAAATAGAGGTGTCAATTTGTTAATGAGATGTTTGATCAGAATGGAGaattaataaaatgaaataataaatgcACACTGCCAGCCTCATTTACTAAGATAGGTGCTGTTGGTTCATACCAAGAGGACACAGGACAATATTGGCTCGACCTAGCCACAGCTCCAAAGAGAATTTACAAGGAAgcctaataaaaaaattaaaaaaatcacatcgtCCTTGCTCTGTTGGAAATCCTTTAAGCCACTTCTACTCAGGGTAGAAACTGAACCTGGTGAACTTGTGAGATTGTCTCAAGGATTCCAACTATTTCCACTTCATATTCTGGACAGAACTGTTCTTGCAGTTGACCCCATAGAAAGCAGAGCAAGGGGTGGGGTAGGGGTGATGGTGAGGCAGGGAGACAGTGAGGCAGGGAGACAGTGGATAAGGTGAGTGTGTCTGACAATTGATTATCAGTGGGGCTTTGGCTACTTGTGCTAGAGGATGCCAAACTGGTTCTGAGCAACTGTGGACAAAATGATAGGGATGGTTTTGGTGCTTGGAAAATTCTAATCTGAACAATGATGTGGTGGGATCGAATGGAGACAAGATTAATGATTCAATTTGCAGAGGTGTGGTTGCACAAATATTCTCAGCCATCTGGGGGTGAATAATCTGATGGGCTCATCACATTTGTTTAACGCAAAACCACAGGGAGATTTAAAGAAGTTACTTGTTGAAGACTTTACAATTAAGGAGCAAAAGTTGAGAACTGCAATGGGTGGGGACAGTGAATGAATGGAACATATGGGGAACTATATCAAAGATTGCATGGTAGGCAGGATGAGAGTCGAGGAAGGTTTGAAATGATCAAGATGCAATAAATTGTACGGTCAAGGGCTATTGGTCAGGTGgggaaggtacagggacaggaaAACTGAGGTTGGAAGCGATCGTCATCGACTCAATTCCCAGGCAAGGGAGATGGTTGTGGCAGAGGAAAGGAAAGGTAGGATTTGAAGACATTGTGCTCGGGGGCATCTGCCGGACATGATTCCTTGTGGAGTGAAGCACTTGTGACCGACAACTTTCTTCCCCGGAAGAATAATACAAATGAAAAACGACAAAGGATTCTCAGAGGTAAAAATCCCAGTGTATTTTTGGACAGGGTGATGTTATATTTAGAGGGAAGGCTAACTACTGCTGCCTCTGCACGCTGCCCCCAATTGCTTTGTTAACCACTGCCCTGGAACGGCTTATAACACGAGTTGGGAATGGAATATGCCATTTGTTCCCCAGCTCCACCCACTGCCACTAAGAATTCACCATTCAAACAGTGAAAGCACTAACCTGGCGTACTTCTGGAATCCAATCTCTTTGGGTATGGAGAGAGGAAGGATGACCAGGATGGAGATGACAGAGATGGTGAACTTACGGTCACTGTACCAGTGGCCATTGATGAAATCATCTCCTTCAGGTGTGTGCATCAATGCCCCAAGTACTGAAAGACAAAACAAACCATTCAAAATCTCTCCCACACAAAATATTTATCTCAAAACATCTTTCAATTCAGACAACAACCCGAGCTTTAACTAGCTCCGAAGGAACTCCTAACCACTGTAGACTTGGTCCACTGCTCAGTCATTAGAATTAGAAGTTaaaaacagtacagcataggaacaggcccttcagtccaccagatCTGTACAAACCAAgatgccaatttaaacaaatcccatttgtctgcacaTGTGGACATCCCACTATTCCTTGCCTGTTCTTGTCAACAGTTCCCGTTCCAGGCATTTATCATTTTGTGTAACATTAACTTACACTGCTCTTTGTTAATTGTGTAAAATTAACTTACCTACTCCACcccccaccttaaagctatgtcctctaataTTTGTGCACAATCTGTGTTTTAGTGTGGTCTGAGTTTATTTGCCTGCGATGCTGCTGCCAGAGGTAGTGTCTGCTGTGTCCGAAGACAAGTTCAAATTCCACCACAGGAATCCAAGGACTTAAAGTCCAGGTGATTAATCGATACTTAAATGATAACCTCAGTTCATAGTTAAACAAGGGTGATCACTGAGCAACACCTCGCTTGTGACATCCACATTATGCAAATGAATGCACATTCTATGCTTTAATGTCGGATGACTCATTGATAggaaaaatgtcactgtaccgaAACATTGAATCTCGCTCAATGTACTGATCTGCCTAAACAAGACTCAATGAGAGTGGGTCCATGAGAGTGTAACAGTTTAACCAATCAAAACTTTCAGTGCCCAGCATGAGGCAGCAGGCATCCCCATTGCAATCTCCCAACAAAAGTTTTTTTCAATCCCTTACCTTGACAGGGATGCAATTttgttccgtatcgtatctctgtccccaCGGCAGCCTAACATTATGGAGTTGGCAGCTGTTCCTGGAGACAgacgggcgctccaagccgcaggagtctgtgggactttaacattgcggagcttgcgatccctttgccggggatcaaaGCTTCAtccgcggagcctgtggactttaatatCGTGAAGCCcgcagtctctggtaagaagaggccaactCGGGAACTtcatgccgcggagagagtttcaaccgccccgacgcgggagttttgaTCACCCCGACACATGGGTTTTGATCGTCgtctgcgggggctttgatcgccccgattgcagatggtttgactggcccgaccgtgggagaacaaagaggaagaaggttgaactttattgccttccatcacagtgaggaatgtggagtccactgtgatggatgtttatattaacttttatgtggttgtgtgtcttcttgcttttcacttagtatggcaactcaaatgttactgtaccttaattggttcatgtgacaataaactgaccttgtacCCCAGCCCTGAATCTCTGGCCCCAGACGGGCTGCACCACACAACCTCCACGATGACTCACTCTTGTCCAGCTGATCGCCGATGATGATCAAGAAGGCGATGCAGGTGCAGAAGGTGTAGATGGCGATGAGGACATCGCAGATGGTGCCCACTACCCGGCCGCAAGCTGCCCGTACCACCTCCTGGTAGGTGGCCTTACTGCTGACCTGAGAGCAGTAGGCCAGAATCACCAACCCAATGCTGGTAGAAAGACTGCTACCTTCCCGGTGTGGGGAGAATTCAATGGGATCTGTGCAAAGTGTTAGTTGTTGGTCATCCCGGACTCAGTGAGCATGATGATCCTGTTTCTGTATGGCCAAAATCTTGCAACTTCCCTCCACAGCTCGGATGGGAACCTTAATACTCAACATCAGTCCAAGGGATCACTATCAGTTGGCCGCACTATTGTCCGGGCCAGATAGTTGTAGGTCTGAGACCCACTCTAGAGATTAGTGTATGAATTAGTTCTGGGGGAGGTCCCTCAAGCTTATCCTGCCGTATGATCACGGTGAATCAGAACATACTCTCAACTTTGTATTCCCGACTACTCCAGCAATCTTTTACCCCCAACAACACGGGCTCGTTGCTCATTTCCATATCATGGTTTGGAGAATTATGTGCCACACCCAATCAACTAACTGGTGGAACTCATTTTGGAAAAAAGCTTTACCTGTGATAGCAGGTGAGatattgcagtgtctggactGCCTGATTTGTGTACAACATTTCTGTGTGACATTTGCATCAGGCTTATCTTGCAAAATAAAGACACAGACATAGTGGTGACAGTGCCTGTGGAAATCTGGCAACAATGAGATCTTCATTCTTGCCAGAGGGGCTTTCCCTGCAGTAGTGGAATTAATAGATTTCCTGAACTCAAATGCTGAGGGCTTCACATCAATCAGGTAACTGCAGAAGAACATTGAGCACAGGCCTAGAGCCAACCACCTTCGAACCAGTAACACAGCTCCTGATAAGATTGGGGTATGTTTTACCAGCTCTGCCTATAGTAAAATATTCAGAACAGTACTCTAAGTACACGTCCAACCAAATGAATAGCTTCGGTCAAATCAATAAGAAGTATCACAAGTTTTAGAAGTTCTTTAGCCTCACTCAAAGCATTTAAATTAGCAATGTTCTGATTGCAGCAGCgggtggtggaggggaaggggtcaAGCagccattaaaaatatatatttttgtctaTTGTTGTTTAAGATAGCACATGTCCACTTTTTCCACTGGAACATTGTGAACATTCTTAGGACAATGTCCATGACAATAATGTAATGGGCCACCAGTTAGCAGGCTGTTGATATACCATTCCACAGCTTTCACATTTGATATGCAAGGCTTTTTTTCTATCAGATTATTGAAGCTCCCAAGGTAATAATTTTCTCTGAAGCCAGGTAGCCAACTGTCCCAGCAAAGGCTTGCTGACATGGGTACCCAGTTTGGATGGATGATTACTGCACTACCGAGGCAACACAGGATGCAGTGACGtcaaaccaaagaggccaattgGCTACCTTGTATTTAGGCCATTAGTGAAAGAAAGACGCAAGCCTTTGGCAGGAATTACAATCAGTAGCTAGCGGCATTGTAACAGTGTTGCAGCCCTTCCCAGTGACAAAGGTGAGGGTTCCGCAGGAGGCACCAATGCCGTGACGAAGGCTACAGGACCATCTTCACCCAATGACTCGCTATCGTGGCATTTCCCCACCCTTCCAGAGATGCCTACAGCCACCAATGGAAATGCAGCTCATTGATGGGGCTCAGAGTATGACAGCTGCATATCGTCAGGCAGAAAATTGCTAACCAGTCATATAATAGACACAGATGTTTGCAAAATCATGAAAATGTGAGAAGGTTTTCTTTCCACAGGAGATTCAGCCCCAGGTGCAGGTGGTCCTGTCTTAAACACCTAAACAGTGCTATGGAACAAATTAtggagtttctcctgcacttgattttttttctcgAGAGTTCAGCATCTGCAGGCTCTTGTATCCATTGTACTCTTGTATCCATCATACATTGTACTCTCTTCATTTCAAAGCCATTCCTACACATTAGAAAGAGCTATGATCCCAGTACTGAACCTTAAAACATTGTGTGTATTAACTATCTGCAAAACTGAAGACAATGATCTCATGCTCAGCATCACACTGGCATGCATGACACCAGGGCAGCTATAGTCAGATGGAaccacagcacagatacaggcgttttggcccaccaagtccatgccaacaatcAGTGGTCCATTTATATTAATCCAATACTAATTCCATTGTATTCCCCCCACCTGTGCCCCGATTCCACCACTGATCTGCAGACCAAAAGTAATTTTATAGTGACTAATTGGCTGAGAATTCTGCTCGTCTTGGGATAGAAGAGGAAGCAGGAGCATCCCAaataaacccacaaggtcacagggtcaCAACACTAGAATtccggattgaacccaagtcGCTGGCACAGGTTGGCGTTAGCCCTACCCATTACGCCACTGGGCACCTTAGCTTGGGATTGGATACCGTGCTCATTCCAATGTTCCCGATGGAGAAGCAGGGTGTGGTTAGAAATAGCCTCGATATTGCCATAGATGAGGCAGAGGCATGGTACTGGAAGGGGCCTGGAGGAAGGGTCTGAGGACCCAAGTCTGCAGAGATGAAACGACCAGAATGTAAACAGCTAACCATCTGCAGGACTATTCCGGCCACCACTCCTCCTGCCATGTAGAAGGCATAGGGAAAGTTGAGAAGCCCAGCCCCAAGTGCGGCATTAACCACGATGAAGACAGCTGCATAAGATGGTGTCCTTCCTTGCTTCCCCGTGTCCCTTGGCTGGTCGGTGGGCAAATTCCACAGGAGGCCAGTCTGCTCCCCAGGGTCCTTGTTCAAGCTCCAATCCTGTTCGTCACTGTTCACGGAAGCTTCACAGTGATCCATCCCCCACCAGCACTGGCTTCAAGTAAATGGAGCTCCCGCTCGGCCTGGGCGAGTGTGTCGGACTCCCGAACTCAAAGCATCCACAGGGAACTGAAAACGGCGGATCTTCTCAACGTTTCACACGCAGCAACTGAAAAGAAAGCAGCAGAGAAAGTGAAAAGGGTACTGCTATAACAAGATGCACACTGCACAGctccctactcccctccatcCAAACCACTTACTCATAGATTAGAAAATACTGCCTGTGTGTGCAGTGAAAAGAGATACCCTCATCGCATTTTAGTATCTAGACAAACATGTGAATTGGCAATGCATAGACGGCTATATTAGTACTGTACTATCAGAGGTATATGCTGGTATATACCTTCGAGGTCGGCAGAGGAGCGCCAGATGAAGGAGTGAGTGCGGGGATTGGCTGAGGAATTTAATTAGCAAATCAGTAAGTTAGCAAATTATTCAATTTATCAGCTAATATAAGCAAGGTTTGCTCAAGGGGAGCAGCCTGGTGGGTTGCAGCCATGTCGAGGGAaatgccttgtgagaaaagtgcgagtctttggctcgagagtcttcagcgAGGTGGCTGAGGGAGGAAACTACGCCAAAAGTTGGAGAGAATGAGACGCAGTGAACAAATGCCAGGTAAGCTGATTCAGTgagatgcttgcaggatgtgggaggtcagggacactgctggtgtctctggctgctacaactgtggagaGCGTGCCCTGGTTCAACCcttgaaggaccgtgttggggcactggagagacAACTGGATGGCCTCAGGATCAtccgggaaaacaagagtttcctggacaggacctacagcgaGATCACTACACTAAagatactggaagagagaaggtgggtgacgataGGGAAGGGAAGGAAGCTCGGAGTACAGGAGACCCTGGGGGATGTACCTCTTGAAAACGGGTTCACCTTCTTGTAatctgtcgggacagaagacactTCCATTCTGAGTGGGGGACAGCTTCGTTAATGTAAAAGgatggtaaaagcttctttaggtatgttaagagaaaaataattagtaaagacaaatgtgggtctttactaatcagaaacaggtgaagtTATTATTGGGAACAAGGGAATGGCAGAAGAGGTACTtcagttccgtcttcactaaggaagacacaaacaatctcccagaggtACTAGTGGGCAGAGGATCTAGGGAattttgcattaggcgagaaatagcattgggtatactgatgggactgaaggctgataaatccccagggccttatggtctgcatcccagggtactcctGAAAtcatggatacattggtgatcattttccaattttcgatagattcaggatcagttcctgtggattggagggtagctaatgttatcccacttttcaagaaaggagcaagagagaaaacagggaattatagaccagttagcccgacatcggtagtggggaagatgctggagtcaattattaaagaagtaataacgatgCATTTGGATTACAGTAAAacgattggtccaagtcagcatggatttatgaaagggaaatcctgcttgactaatcttcaagaattttttgaggatgtgacaagtaaaatagatgaaggagagccagtggatgcagtgtatctggactttcagaaagcctttgataagttcccacacaggagattagtgggcaaaattagagcacatggtattggggtagggtattgacatggatagcgaattggttggcagacaggaaacaaagagtaggaataaacgggtccgtcagaatggcaggcagcggcgagtggagtgccgcaaggctcagtgctggggccacaactatttacaatatatattaatgatttagatgatgggattaaaagtaacatgcaaatttccagatgacacaaagctgggtggcagtgtgaactgcgaagaggatgctaggaggttgcagggtgacttggacaggttgagtgagtgggcagatgcagtataatgcaaataaatgtgaggttatccactttggtggcaagaacaagaaggcagattattatctcaatggtgtcagattaggaaaaagggaggtgcaatgagacctgggtgtcagtgtacaccagtcactgaaagtaaacatgcaggtgcagcaggcagtgaagaaagctaatggcatgttggccttcataccaagaggatttgagtataggagtaaagaggtcttcctgtagttgtacagggccctggtgagaccacataaagtgcagtgaaattaacttgccagcagtggtacaatttaaaaaaaaacacacaatgcacaataaaaatttaacacaaacatccacaacaGCATTCGTCACTGTagcggaaggcacaaagtttggtcagtcctcctccatttccccccgtggtcaggactagATCCAGATACAAACCACTCCCTCTAACCCTGCCCAACTCTCCCTGATATACTGttcaatatttatccctcaatcaGTATCATTAACAGAGTTCTGTCAAAgggttttcagcttgaaattttaacaatttctctccagacctgctgaatgtttccagcattttctgttttatttcagctttccagtaaatgcagttctttgttccacaTATATTATCTTCCTCGCTGATCGGAGATGGAAATGAAACTTGCTGACTTGTTTGCTACTTCCCAGTTTACAATAGCAATCAGAAGATGGAATGGTCAGAgctatgcaacatggaaacaggcccttcagccaatgaAATCCATGCCTATCATCAAactaatcctattttattctccctacattACCACCAAGTCCTCTCAGATTATAACACTCACTTATACACCATGGATATTTTTCAGCAGCAAATTAATTTAAGGGCCCACagcttggggtgtgggagaaaaaccgAAAAACCCGGAAGAAGCCGATATAACCACGGGgtgaacgcgcaaactccacacaagcagcgtCCAAGTTTAGGTTCAAACCTGGTTACTGGAGACGTGGGGCGGCAGCTCTACAGAAGCACTTACTTACCTTGCTGCAAGTGGGCTTGGAGGACAATGAATTTGCAAAACATGCTATGGAAATACAATATTTTTCAAAATGGGTTTAATAACTTGCCGCTATGCCACTCAAACCATGTGACAAGACATGTGAGCAACTCATTCTCCACCCACTTTTCTACTTATTTTTTCCGTAAGAAAATAATGTTGAGCAATGCTAACTGGACATTCTGCCTACTAAGCCTGTAGCAAGTCTCCTCACTGGAGTCCCACAACTAATCTTCACCGCTAACCGCACCCGCTGCCTCATGAACCTGCGCTGGCTCGTTCTACAGTATGCCCAAGCTTGGGTAAGCAGACAACAAGAAATATATAgttatatagtctgaagaagggtttcggcccgaaacgttgcctatttccttcgctccatagatgctgctgcacccgctgagtttctccagcttttttgtgtaaccaaagaaATATATAGTACTCCGTGTGATCTGACCAAGTCCACGTTTAACTGTAGCAAGGCATTCCTGCTCCTGTGCCAAACCTTAACTGTTTGTTTTCAGAGACTGGTGTACAATGACGCTCAAGTCTCTAGGTAATTTACCACATATAATGCATTTTTCTGACTTTTCCACTATCAGTTAACCCAACGGTTATCCCAGTCACACTGCATCTTCCATGTCCACTACTAGGTCGATCTAAATCGCTTGGAATCCTCACAATCCCACCAGTTCGGCATCACCAGCAAATCTGGTAGTTACATTAAGTTTCATCAAACAAGCCTGTGGCATTTACTgttcaagatggaactgcagatgctagaaaatcgaaggtacacaaaaaagctggagaaactcagcgggtgcagcagcatcttccttcgctccatagat from the Leucoraja erinacea ecotype New England chromosome 17, Leri_hhj_1, whole genome shotgun sequence genome contains:
- the slc38a7 gene encoding sodium-coupled neutral amino acid transporter 7, producing the protein MDHCEASVNSDEQDWSLNKDPGEQTGLLWNLPTDQPRDTGKQGRTPSYAAVFIVVNAALGAGLLNFPYAFYMAGGVVAGIVLQMVSCSSLSTSIGLVILAYCSQVSSKATYQEVVRAACGRVVGTICDVLIAIYTFCTCIAFLIIIGDQLDKILGALMHTPEGDDFINGHWYSDRKFTISVISILVILPLSIPKEIGFQKYASLLSVLGTWYVTIIVIIKYIWPDKGMIIGNIPTSPSSWMAVLNAIPTICFGFQCHVSSVPVYNSMERPTVQRWGWVVTAAVVICLFVYTGTGVCGFLTFGSSVNVDVLLSYPSDDISVTIARASIILCVLTSYPILHFCGRTVIEGLWLRYKGEALEVDSSRERRRRILQTVTWFLLTLVLGLFIPDIGKVISVIGGLAACFIFVFPGLCLVEAKFSEIRQADSASWWSLVLFGIFMVCMGTFIFGQSTVSAIYKDQRK